In a single window of the Anaerotruncus rubiinfantis genome:
- a CDS encoding glycosyltransferase family 2 protein, translating to MNDILYLVIPCYNEQEVLPETARRLTAKLGGMIEQGTVSPKSKVLFVDDGSRDATWALIADLHKRNPLFSGLKLSHNQGHQNALVAGLMQAKDFCDIAISMDADLQDDVDAIDRFVAEYQNGCDIVYGVRSSRAKDTVFKRTTAVGYYKFLKWMGVEIVENHADYRLMSRRALEALAQYDEVNLFLRGIVPLIGFRTSVVTYERSERFAGESKYPLKKMLAFAIDGITSFSVKPIRLITTLGFVIFFVSCLCLLWLLITKLFGYTVEGWTTLMGSVWALGGIQLLCLGILGEYIGKIYKEVKHRPRFIVDRFLNTQEESKQEVNRDV from the coding sequence ATGAACGACATCCTATATCTCGTGATCCCCTGTTATAACGAACAGGAGGTGCTGCCCGAAACAGCGCGCCGCCTGACCGCCAAGCTCGGCGGAATGATTGAACAGGGAACCGTTTCTCCAAAAAGCAAAGTGCTTTTCGTGGACGACGGCAGCCGCGACGCCACCTGGGCGCTGATTGCCGACCTGCATAAGCGCAACCCGCTTTTTTCCGGGCTCAAGCTTTCCCACAATCAGGGGCATCAGAACGCGCTGGTCGCGGGGCTGATGCAGGCAAAGGATTTCTGCGACATCGCCATCTCGATGGACGCCGACCTGCAGGACGACGTGGATGCGATCGACCGGTTTGTCGCTGAGTATCAAAACGGCTGCGACATCGTCTATGGGGTGCGTTCCTCCCGTGCGAAGGACACCGTTTTCAAGCGCACGACGGCGGTGGGGTACTATAAATTCCTCAAATGGATGGGCGTTGAGATTGTGGAAAATCATGCTGACTACCGGCTGATGAGCCGCCGCGCGCTGGAAGCGCTCGCGCAGTATGACGAAGTCAACCTTTTTCTGCGCGGTATCGTCCCGCTGATCGGTTTTCGCACTTCGGTGGTCACCTATGAACGCAGCGAACGATTTGCTGGTGAGTCGAAATACCCTCTCAAGAAAATGCTCGCCTTTGCCATCGACGGGATCACATCCTTCTCGGTCAAACCGATCCGCCTCATCACCACGCTGGGATTCGTGATCTTTTTTGTAAGCTGCCTGTGCCTTTTGTGGCTGCTCATCACCAAGCTGTTCGGTTACACAGTGGAGGGCTGGACCACCCTGATGGGGTCGGTCTGGGCGCTCGGCGGCATTCAGCTGCTCTGCCTGGGAATCCTGGGCGAATATATTGGAAAAATCTATAAGGAAGTCAAGCACCGGCCCCGTTTTATTGTGGACCGTTTCTTAAATACACAGGAGGAATCCAAACAGGAGGTCAATCGCGATGTCTGA
- a CDS encoding histidine phosphatase family protein: MTTLYLIRHAQAEGNWKRIFQGHTDGQVSEVGERQLAHLAKRFENIHLDAIYASPLARTMQTAQAVNHDQLHIIKTQGLMELDGGDFEGVPFADLASVSPEQAYNWDHDLANFHAPNGESIREVYARMRDTVNRIVQRHPHQTVAIVSHGGALRSFLCFASGLGPEQIARIPWCDNTAVSKVLFDRGFTPTVSYLNDNSHLPEADSTFAKQTWWKRHAT, from the coding sequence ATGACAACCCTATATCTGATCCGGCACGCGCAGGCGGAGGGAAACTGGAAGCGGATTTTCCAGGGTCACACCGACGGCCAGGTGAGCGAGGTGGGCGAGCGGCAGCTTGCGCATCTCGCCAAACGGTTTGAAAATATTCATCTCGACGCGATCTATGCGAGCCCCCTTGCCCGCACCATGCAGACCGCCCAAGCGGTCAACCACGACCAGCTGCACATTATTAAAACGCAGGGGCTGATGGAACTGGACGGCGGCGATTTTGAAGGGGTCCCGTTCGCGGATCTCGCGTCGGTTTCGCCCGAACAGGCCTATAACTGGGATCACGATCTGGCAAACTTTCACGCGCCGAACGGCGAAAGCATACGCGAGGTCTACGCGCGCATGCGGGATACGGTTAACCGCATCGTCCAGCGGCATCCGCATCAGACGGTCGCCATCGTTTCGCACGGCGGCGCGCTGCGAAGTTTCCTCTGTTTTGCGTCCGGTCTGGGGCCCGAACAGATTGCGCGGATCCCATGGTGCGACAATACAGCGGTCAGTAAGGTGCTTTTCGACCGCGGCTTTACCCCCACCGTTTCCTATCTGAATGACAATTCCCATCTGCCCGAAGCGGACAGCACTTTTGCCAAACAGACCTGGTGGAAGCGGCATGCGACCTGA
- a CDS encoding YfhO family protein yields the protein MQLQSIDAQKGVCRKAFFLALLTAALIFIPFMVYDKGYFFFFGDFNVQQIPFYKLAHEAVRTGDIFWNWYTDLGANFIGSYSFYLLGSPFFWLTIPFPTEFVPHLMAPLLILKHACAAATSALYLKRFVKTREYVVMGAILYAFSGFAVYNIFFNHFHEAIVFFPLLLVGMEELVTENRRGIFALAVAINAIVNYWFFIGEVVFVLIYFAFRSFSRDWRMTLKKFFWVAFESVVGMLLAMFLFLPSALAILGNPRTGGTELLDGWNFWLYWHAQLYPAIITSMFFPPDLPSRPNLFPDRGAKWASLSAWLPLFSMTGVIAYVQSKRDWLRKILLFCLACALLPGLNSMFIMFNNSYYARWYYMPILLMAMATMIALENRSINLERGFKITAVFTAAVTAILGLTPIIDSAGKVSLGLTKYPERFAAIAAISLLGLAALILIIRRYRETKLFSRILTCALCFVCVTYSITFIAMGKCHSDYPDFLRDTALDGRYQIDLPQEQFARADIYQGMDNLGMYWHLPNIQAFHSIVPVSIMEFYPDVGVKRDVSSKPETKYYQLRSLLSVRWLFIADDKEEQDPMPGYSFYDQQIGFNIYENDYYIPMGFTYDYYITETQLNTVDEAQRSAVLLRAMALDKEDAVQNDDLLEEMPPEYYEYLGEEDFYIDAENRRATAAESFEIDNRGFTAQIDLPRENLVFFSVPYDKGWSATVNGEPAKIVQANIGFMAVRAPAGENTIRFSYMTPGLLPGIAGSILGVAVLIIYLLIWRKRRPAPEPLPPRGKTNGFDALRVPDGPEPEWMELPAPPAEWFDEHPQSPPGESKGSKQDGSQQKREGTA from the coding sequence ATGCAGCTTCAATCGATCGATGCCCAAAAGGGCGTCTGCCGCAAAGCCTTTTTCCTCGCGCTTCTGACAGCCGCGCTGATCTTTATCCCCTTCATGGTCTACGATAAAGGGTACTTTTTCTTTTTCGGGGATTTCAACGTCCAGCAGATCCCCTTTTACAAACTGGCGCACGAAGCGGTGCGCACCGGGGATATTTTTTGGAACTGGTACACCGATCTCGGCGCCAACTTCATCGGTTCCTACTCCTTCTATCTGCTCGGCAGCCCATTTTTCTGGCTGACCATCCCCTTCCCAACCGAATTTGTCCCACACCTGATGGCCCCGCTGCTGATCTTAAAGCACGCCTGTGCAGCGGCGACTTCTGCGCTCTATCTCAAGCGGTTTGTGAAAACCCGCGAATACGTCGTGATGGGCGCCATCCTCTACGCCTTCTCGGGCTTTGCGGTCTACAACATTTTTTTCAATCACTTCCATGAGGCGATTGTCTTTTTCCCGCTGCTGCTGGTCGGCATGGAGGAATTGGTCACAGAAAACCGCCGCGGCATATTCGCGCTGGCGGTTGCGATCAATGCGATCGTCAACTACTGGTTCTTTATCGGTGAAGTGGTTTTCGTGCTGATCTATTTCGCATTCCGTTCGTTCTCCCGCGACTGGCGCATGACCCTCAAAAAGTTCTTCTGGGTCGCGTTTGAATCGGTGGTGGGCATGCTGCTGGCGATGTTCCTTTTCCTGCCGAGCGCGCTTGCCATCCTGGGCAATCCCCGCACCGGCGGGACCGAACTGCTTGACGGCTGGAATTTCTGGCTCTATTGGCACGCGCAGCTCTACCCCGCTATCATCACGAGCATGTTCTTCCCGCCCGATCTGCCCTCCCGGCCGAACCTCTTCCCTGACCGCGGCGCGAAATGGGCTTCGCTCTCGGCCTGGCTGCCCCTTTTCAGCATGACCGGTGTCATCGCCTATGTCCAATCGAAACGCGACTGGCTGCGAAAAATCCTGCTGTTCTGCCTCGCCTGCGCGCTTCTGCCAGGGCTCAACAGCATGTTTATCATGTTCAACAATTCCTATTACGCCCGCTGGTATTATATGCCCATCCTGCTGATGGCAATGGCCACCATGATCGCGCTCGAAAACCGTTCGATCAATCTTGAGCGGGGATTCAAAATTACCGCGGTGTTCACCGCCGCCGTCACCGCGATCCTGGGGCTTACCCCGATCATCGATTCGGCTGGCAAAGTGTCGCTGGGGCTCACCAAATACCCGGAACGTTTCGCAGCGATCGCCGCCATCAGCCTGCTGGGGCTCGCGGCGCTCATTCTCATCATCCGCCGCTACCGCGAGACAAAGCTCTTTTCCCGGATTCTCACCTGCGCGCTCTGCTTCGTCTGCGTGACCTATTCGATCACCTTCATCGCCATGGGCAAATGCCACTCGGATTATCCGGATTTCCTGCGCGACACGGCGCTCGACGGCCGTTACCAGATCGATCTGCCGCAGGAGCAGTTTGCGCGCGCGGACATCTATCAGGGAATGGACAACCTGGGCATGTACTGGCACCTGCCGAACATCCAGGCCTTCCATTCCATCGTCCCGGTCTCGATCATGGAGTTCTATCCGGATGTCGGAGTCAAGCGGGATGTCTCCTCCAAGCCTGAGACGAAATATTACCAGCTGCGTTCACTCTTATCGGTGCGCTGGCTCTTCATTGCGGATGACAAGGAGGAGCAGGACCCGATGCCGGGCTATTCTTTCTACGACCAGCAGATTGGCTTCAACATCTACGAAAATGACTACTACATCCCCATGGGCTTCACCTACGATTACTATATCACTGAAACCCAGCTCAACACGGTGGATGAGGCGCAGCGCTCCGCGGTGCTCCTGCGGGCGATGGCGCTCGACAAGGAGGACGCCGTGCAAAACGACGACCTGCTCGAGGAAATGCCGCCGGAATATTACGAATATCTTGGGGAAGAGGACTTCTATATCGACGCGGAAAACCGCCGCGCAACAGCCGCCGAATCCTTCGAAATCGACAATCGCGGCTTCACCGCGCAGATCGACCTGCCGCGGGAGAACCTTGTCTTTTTCTCGGTGCCGTACGATAAGGGCTGGAGCGCCACTGTGAACGGCGAGCCCGCAAAAATCGTGCAGGCGAATATTGGATTCATGGCCGTACGCGCGCCGGCGGGCGAAAACACCATCCGTTTCTCCTATATGACACCGGGGCTCCTGCCCGGCATTGCGGGGAGCATCCTAGGAGTCGCCGTGCTGATAATCTACCTGCTCATCTGGAGGAAGCGCCGCCCCGCGCCCGAACCACTGCCGCCGCGCGGCAAGACAAATGGCTTTGATGCGCTGCGTGTGCCGGACGGCCCGGAGCCCGAGTGGATGGAACTGCCCGCGCCGCCCGCCGAATGGTTCGACGAGCATCCGCAATCGCCGCCCGGGGAATCGAAAGGTTCAAAGCAGGACGGCAGTCAACAAAAACGGGAGGGAACCGCATGA
- a CDS encoding aldose 1-epimerase family protein, protein MSEIILKSGGSKAICSTVGAEVTSFIPANGREYIWQADPAIWPNHTPMLFPACGATMDDHAYFDGVEYPLGKHGFTRKIPFTLGKHGVDFVEYIYESNAETLRQYPFEFVLHVTHTICENGFSTVFLVENKSGKRMPMCIGGHPGFACPIYDGETFNDYVLKFEYMEDGKNLTMSDGTCIDGEEYLPDFHNSDTLALDHALFDPRDALIFDNLKSRVVKLLNPKTGKGFSFDFHKFDVLAVWSIPNKNGNYLCLEPWCGMPAVKGESGEFSEKKYCKWIEPGECFKVGYSLEVIE, encoded by the coding sequence ATGTCTGAAATCATCTTAAAATCCGGCGGCTCCAAAGCGATCTGCAGCACGGTCGGCGCGGAGGTCACATCTTTTATTCCAGCGAACGGCCGGGAATATATCTGGCAGGCTGATCCGGCTATCTGGCCGAACCACACTCCCATGCTGTTTCCCGCGTGCGGGGCCACAATGGACGACCACGCTTATTTTGACGGCGTGGAATATCCGCTCGGCAAACATGGATTTACTCGTAAAATCCCGTTCACCCTTGGTAAACATGGCGTGGATTTCGTAGAATATATCTATGAATCGAATGCGGAAACCCTGCGGCAGTATCCGTTTGAATTTGTACTGCATGTCACGCACACCATCTGCGAAAATGGTTTTTCCACGGTCTTCCTGGTCGAAAACAAATCCGGCAAGCGTATGCCGATGTGCATCGGTGGGCATCCGGGATTCGCGTGCCCCATTTACGACGGGGAAACGTTCAATGACTATGTGCTCAAGTTTGAATACATGGAGGATGGCAAAAATCTGACGATGAGCGACGGCACCTGCATCGACGGGGAGGAATATCTGCCGGATTTTCACAATTCCGACACGCTCGCGCTTGACCACGCGCTCTTTGATCCACGCGACGCGCTCATCTTTGACAACCTCAAATCCCGCGTGGTAAAGCTCCTAAATCCCAAAACCGGTAAGGGCTTTTCATTTGATTTTCATAAATTTGATGTGCTCGCCGTTTGGTCGATCCCGAATAAGAACGGCAATTACCTCTGCCTGGAGCCGTGGTGCGGCATGCCCGCCGTAAAGGGCGAATCAGGCGAATTCTCCGAGAAAAAATACTGCAAATGGATCGAGCCCGGTGAATGCTTTAAGGTCGGGTATTCTCTGGAGGTGATTGAATGA
- a CDS encoding glutamine--tRNA ligase/YqeY domain fusion protein yields the protein MSEEISNFIHDIIDEDIANGFTEQIHTRFPPEPNGYLHIGSAKAIWINWSTAMKYNGLFNLRFDDTNPVKEDTEYVESIEEDLRWLGAIPNGGIYYGSDYFDQCYEYAVKLIKDGKAYVCDLTPDEMRAYRGTLTAPGKESPYRSRSVEENLDLFERMKNGEFPDGSKTLRAKIDMASPNMNLRDPAIYRIVRAHHHRQGDKWCIYPLYDFAHPIQDAIEGITHSLCSIEFENHRPLYEWVVDNIGFAHKPKQREFARLNITHTVMSKRYLRELVETGKVDGWDDPRMPTLCALRRRGYTPASILEFVKRAGVAKANSIVDIKLLEYCIREELNTNAPRRMAVLDPVKVVITNYPEDKTEAFPVANNPVDPESGSRDVIFSREVYIERSDFAEVPPPKFQRLKPGGEVRLMGAYIVKCDEIIKDADGQIIELRCTADLETKNGSPIDGRKVRGTIHWVSAAHCVDAKAMLYDNLFTLENVNDVPEGTNYLDYLNPGSLTELSGCKLEASLAQAKPGDRFQFVRMGYFCMDSKNADTFNRIVTLKDSFKA from the coding sequence ATGAGCGAAGAAATTTCCAATTTTATCCACGACATTATTGATGAAGACATTGCAAATGGCTTCACCGAGCAGATCCACACCCGCTTTCCGCCGGAACCGAACGGTTATCTTCACATTGGCTCGGCAAAAGCCATCTGGATCAACTGGAGCACCGCGATGAAATATAACGGGCTCTTCAATCTTCGTTTCGACGATACCAATCCGGTCAAAGAGGATACCGAATACGTCGAATCGATCGAAGAGGATCTGCGCTGGCTGGGCGCCATTCCCAACGGCGGCATCTACTATGGCTCGGATTACTTTGACCAGTGCTATGAATATGCTGTCAAGCTCATCAAAGACGGCAAAGCATATGTCTGCGATCTGACGCCGGATGAGATGCGCGCATATCGCGGCACCCTCACCGCTCCGGGCAAGGAAAGCCCTTACCGCAGCCGCTCGGTTGAAGAAAATCTCGATCTTTTTGAGCGGATGAAAAACGGCGAGTTCCCGGACGGCAGCAAGACCCTGCGCGCCAAAATCGACATGGCCTCTCCCAACATGAATCTGCGCGATCCGGCCATCTACCGGATCGTCCGGGCGCATCATCACCGGCAGGGCGACAAATGGTGCATCTACCCTTTGTATGATTTTGCTCATCCTATACAGGATGCAATTGAAGGAATCACCCATTCCCTCTGTTCGATCGAATTTGAAAACCATCGTCCGCTCTACGAGTGGGTGGTTGATAATATCGGGTTCGCGCACAAACCCAAACAGCGGGAATTTGCCCGCCTGAACATCACCCATACGGTCATGTCCAAGCGCTACCTGCGTGAACTGGTCGAAACCGGTAAGGTTGACGGCTGGGACGATCCGCGTATGCCGACCCTATGCGCGCTGCGCCGGCGTGGTTATACGCCCGCGTCAATCCTTGAGTTTGTCAAGCGTGCCGGTGTTGCCAAGGCAAACAGCATTGTCGACATCAAGCTGCTCGAATACTGCATCCGTGAGGAGCTCAATACCAACGCGCCGCGCCGGATGGCGGTGCTCGATCCCGTCAAGGTGGTCATCACCAACTATCCGGAGGACAAAACGGAAGCCTTCCCGGTTGCGAATAATCCTGTCGACCCGGAAAGCGGCAGCCGCGACGTGATCTTCTCGCGCGAAGTTTACATCGAGCGCAGTGACTTCGCGGAGGTGCCTCCGCCGAAGTTCCAGCGGCTGAAGCCGGGCGGCGAAGTTCGCCTGATGGGCGCTTACATTGTAAAATGCGACGAGATCATCAAAGATGCGGACGGCCAGATCATTGAACTGCGCTGCACCGCTGATCTGGAGACGAAGAACGGGAGTCCGATCGATGGGCGCAAAGTGCGCGGAACGATCCACTGGGTCTCGGCGGCGCATTGTGTCGACGCAAAGGCCATGCTTTATGACAACCTGTTTACGCTCGAAAATGTGAACGATGTGCCGGAAGGCACCAACTATCTCGACTATCTCAATCCGGGCTCGCTCACGGAGCTTTCCGGCTGCAAGCTGGAGGCTTCCCTGGCGCAGGCCAAGCCGGGCGACCGGTTCCAGTTTGTGCGGATGGGATATTTCTGCATGGACAGCAAAAATGCGGATACCTTCAATCGGATTGTGACCCTTAAGGACAGTTTTAAGGCATAA
- the yfbR gene encoding 5'-deoxynucleotidase yields the protein MKEYSFFAMLSRMKYITRWGLMRNSRQETLSEHTLDVAYIAHALALLSGLDPAKAVLCALYHDCSEILTGDMPTPVKYYNPKIKQTYKEIEQIASDRLLSTLPEELSAAYHPCFYEEDPQILQIVKAADKLSALIKCIEEIRMGNDDFLSARQAQLDALHAMDLPAVETFLEQFLPAYEMTLDELNLAKN from the coding sequence TTGAAGGAATACAGCTTTTTCGCCATGCTTTCCCGCATGAAATATATCACCCGCTGGGGCCTGATGCGCAACTCCCGGCAGGAAACGCTCAGCGAACACACTCTGGACGTGGCCTATATCGCCCATGCGCTGGCTTTGCTTTCAGGCTTGGACCCGGCGAAGGCGGTACTCTGCGCGCTCTATCACGATTGCAGCGAGATCCTCACCGGCGACATGCCCACCCCGGTGAAATATTATAACCCCAAAATCAAACAAACCTACAAGGAGATTGAACAGATTGCTTCCGACCGGCTGCTGTCCACCCTGCCGGAGGAGCTTTCCGCCGCTTACCATCCATGCTTTTATGAAGAGGACCCGCAAATTTTACAGATCGTCAAAGCTGCGGATAAGCTTTCGGCGCTTATCAAATGCATCGAAGAGATCCGTATGGGCAATGACGATTTTCTCTCCGCGCGGCAGGCGCAGCTTGACGCTCTGCATGCAATGGACCTGCCTGCGGTGGAAACTTTTCTAGAACAGTTCCTGCCGGCCTATGAAATGACGCTGGATGAACTCAATTTGGCAAAAAATTAA
- a CDS encoding glutamate--tRNA ligase: MDYHALADLLFADITQTPEDIAAKYPPRQLKEGAKVTRIAPSPTGFMHLGNLFGAIADERLAHQSGGIFYLRIEDTDQKREVEGGVETILKVFSDYELPFDEGAVLDGDNGLYGPYRQRQRAKIYQTYAKWLVQQGKAYPCFCTEADLAAIREKQAELKENFGYYGKYAVHRDMPFDEVKAKIDAGEPFVLRFRSEGSLERRVKFNDLVKGTMEFPENDQDVVLLKSDGIPTYHFAHVIDDHLMGTTHVVRGEEWLATLPIHLQLFAAMGWKPPKYIHTAQLMKMDGGSKRKLSKRKDPELALDFYKEQGYCVAAVKEYILTLLNSNFEDWRLANPDAPLESFNFTTKKMGVSGALFDIDKLGDVSKNVISRMTADEVYDLLTEWAKQYDPDFYAILARDPAYSKAILAIGRGGKKPRKDIMIWSQAKDYMSFFFDELFVPDFSFSQDGLSPELTRRALEEYPALYDPADDNSAWFEKVKGLAASLGCATDMREYKKNPEAYPGSVTDVSTVLREAITGRRNSPDLCEIMKLLGRERVMKRLAAARATLG; encoded by the coding sequence ATGGATTATCACGCACTTGCCGATCTGTTGTTTGCGGATATCACCCAAACGCCGGAGGATATCGCGGCAAAATACCCGCCGCGCCAGCTTAAGGAAGGCGCAAAGGTCACCCGTATCGCCCCCAGTCCGACCGGTTTCATGCATCTGGGCAACCTGTTCGGCGCAATCGCGGACGAGCGCCTCGCCCATCAGAGCGGCGGCATCTTTTATCTGCGCATCGAGGACACCGACCAGAAACGCGAAGTTGAGGGCGGCGTCGAAACGATTTTAAAAGTCTTTTCCGATTACGAGCTTCCCTTTGACGAGGGGGCCGTCCTGGATGGCGACAATGGCCTCTACGGGCCATACCGACAGCGGCAGCGTGCGAAAATCTATCAGACCTATGCCAAATGGCTGGTTCAGCAGGGCAAGGCCTATCCCTGCTTCTGCACCGAAGCGGATCTCGCGGCCATCCGTGAAAAACAGGCGGAATTGAAAGAGAATTTCGGTTACTATGGCAAATATGCCGTGCACCGGGACATGCCGTTCGACGAGGTGAAAGCGAAGATCGACGCGGGCGAACCGTTTGTGCTGCGTTTTCGCAGCGAGGGCAGCCTCGAACGCAGGGTGAAGTTTAACGACCTTGTGAAAGGCACGATGGAATTCCCGGAAAACGACCAGGATGTTGTGCTCTTAAAATCCGACGGTATCCCCACTTACCATTTCGCGCATGTGATCGACGACCACCTGATGGGCACCACCCATGTGGTGCGCGGCGAGGAGTGGCTCGCCACCCTGCCGATCCATCTGCAGCTCTTCGCGGCAATGGGCTGGAAACCGCCCAAATATATCCACACGGCCCAGCTGATGAAGATGGACGGCGGCAGCAAACGCAAGCTCAGCAAGCGCAAAGACCCGGAACTGGCGCTCGATTTTTATAAGGAGCAGGGTTACTGCGTGGCGGCCGTGAAGGAATACATCCTGACCCTCCTGAACTCCAATTTCGAGGACTGGCGGCTGGCCAATCCTGACGCGCCGCTCGAAAGCTTCAATTTCACCACCAAGAAGATGGGCGTGTCGGGCGCGCTGTTTGACATTGACAAGCTCGGCGATGTTTCAAAGAACGTCATCTCCCGGATGACGGCGGACGAAGTTTATGACCTGCTCACTGAATGGGCAAAACAATATGACCCGGACTTTTACGCGATTCTCGCCCGCGATCCGGCTTATTCCAAGGCCATCCTGGCGATCGGCCGCGGCGGCAAAAAGCCCCGCAAGGATATCATGATCTGGAGCCAGGCAAAGGATTACATGAGCTTTTTCTTTGATGAGCTGTTCGTGCCGGATTTCAGCTTTTCACAGGACGGGCTTTCGCCCGAGCTGACCCGCCGGGCGCTGGAGGAATATCCCGCGCTTTATGATCCGGCGGATGACAATTCCGCATGGTTTGAAAAGGTCAAGGGATTGGCCGCGTCGCTCGGCTGCGCGACCGATATGCGGGAATACAAAAAGAACCCGGAAGCCTATCCGGGCAGTGTGACCGATGTGAGCACCGTGCTGCGTGAAGCCATCACCGGGCGGCGCAATTCGCCCGATCTCTGCGAGATTATGAAGCTGCTTGGCCGTGAGCGTGTGATGAAGCGGCTTGCGGCGGCAAGAGCCACTTTGGGATGA
- a CDS encoding helix-turn-helix domain-containing protein, whose translation MGLAKKVRILLIERGMTQVKLAAKLGITPATLNDKLVRDNLSERDLVKIADALDCDFEACFVLRDTGKRI comes from the coding sequence ATGGGGCTAGCAAAAAAAGTTAGAATCCTCCTGATTGAGCGAGGAATGACCCAAGTCAAACTTGCCGCCAAGTTGGGAATTACACCCGCAACGCTTAATGACAAACTCGTGCGGGATAATCTTTCCGAACGTGATCTCGTCAAAATTGCCGATGCACTCGACTGCGATTTTGAAGCGTGTTTTGTCCTGCGCGACACTGGCAAACGGATTTAG
- a CDS encoding DUF805 domain-containing protein, whose translation MEFLKEYIAMWKNYANFKDRTTVRGYWMAFVVNILIGVVINVLTMMISIFGIVGGLYSLAALIPGIAICIRRLHDIGKSGWYWLVGLIPLVGWIILIVWFVKPSVNENNPYESAQTV comes from the coding sequence ATGGAATTTTTGAAAGAGTACATTGCGATGTGGAAAAATTACGCGAACTTCAAGGACAGGACCACCGTCCGCGGCTATTGGATGGCGTTCGTTGTGAACATTCTGATCGGTGTGGTCATCAACGTCCTCACCATGATGATTTCCATTTTCGGAATCGTCGGCGGTCTTTACAGCCTTGCCGCGCTGATCCCCGGAATCGCAATCTGCATTCGCCGCCTGCACGACATCGGCAAGTCGGGCTGGTACTGGCTGGTTGGTCTGATCCCGCTGGTTGGCTGGATCATCCTGATCGTCTGGTTTGTCAAACCAAGCGTCAATGAAAATAACCCCTATGAAAGCGCACAGACTGTCTGA
- the ruvX gene encoding Holliday junction resolvase RuvX → MKILAVDYGDSRTGLACCDRTEYLASPIGVIHEKVMGRVLQQVAAAAEEYEVGEIVVGHPLNMNGSAGPRAKLCAQFAEDLGRLVNVPVRLWDERGTTVSAAGYLNDTNTRGQKRKDVIDEVAATIILESYLAYRRNHVENK, encoded by the coding sequence ATGAAGATACTGGCAGTTGATTATGGCGACAGCCGCACCGGGCTTGCCTGCTGCGATCGGACCGAATACCTGGCCTCCCCCATTGGGGTCATCCACGAAAAGGTCATGGGCCGCGTTTTGCAGCAGGTAGCTGCGGCGGCGGAAGAATATGAGGTCGGGGAAATCGTGGTGGGGCATCCGCTTAATATGAACGGTTCCGCCGGGCCGCGCGCCAAACTCTGCGCACAGTTCGCAGAGGACCTGGGGAGGCTGGTAAACGTGCCGGTACGCCTCTGGGACGAGCGCGGCACGACTGTTTCGGCCGCCGGATACCTCAATGACACCAACACCCGCGGCCAGAAGCGCAAAGACGTTATCGACGAGGTCGCAGCAACCATTATTTTGGAAAGTTATCTGGCCTACCGGCGAAATCACGTTGAAAACAAATGA